In Picosynechococcus sp. PCC 7002, the following are encoded in one genomic region:
- the rpmA gene encoding 50S ribosomal protein L27, giving the protein MAHKKGTGSTRNGRDSRAQRLGVKRYGGQTVTTGSILVRQRGTKVHPGNNVGRGGDDTLFALVDGIVKFEHYKRGRRKVSVYPADASA; this is encoded by the coding sequence ATGGCACATAAGAAAGGTACTGGTAGTACGAGAAACGGCCGCGACTCCCGCGCCCAAAGACTCGGTGTAAAACGCTATGGTGGCCAAACCGTGACCACTGGCAGCATCCTCGTCCGTCAACGGGGCACCAAAGTTCACCCCGGCAATAATGTTGGTCGTGGTGGCGATGACACCCTGTTTGCCCTTGTCGATGGCATCGTTAAGTTCGAGCACTACAAGCGTGGCCGCCGTAAGGTCAGTGTTTACCCCGCAGACGCTTCTGCTTAA
- the rpaB gene encoding response regulator transcription factor RpaB, whose product MVDNKATILVVDDEIAVRRILQTRLSMIGYDIITAADGDEALDIFWREDPDLVILDVMMPKRDGYYVCQEIRRESSTPIIMLTALGDVADRITGLRFGADDYLIKPFSPKELEVRIQCILRRTQKTLPPTEEAGILRTANLVIDTNRRKVTQNNKPLRLTHIEFNLLELLVNQAGQPLSRTDILTAIWGYVPRRHSDLRVVDVHVSRLRSKIEQDPRQPEFIITERGTGYLFRKLPVAIAANVSSSMAAS is encoded by the coding sequence GTGGTAGACAACAAGGCAACCATCCTCGTAGTCGATGACGAAATCGCCGTACGTCGTATCTTACAAACTCGTTTATCCATGATTGGCTACGACATTATCACTGCTGCCGATGGTGATGAAGCCCTCGACATTTTTTGGCGTGAAGATCCTGATTTAGTCATCCTGGATGTGATGATGCCCAAGCGCGATGGGTATTACGTCTGCCAAGAAATTCGCCGCGAATCTAGTACACCGATCATCATGTTGACGGCCCTTGGGGATGTGGCCGACCGGATTACGGGATTGCGCTTTGGGGCCGATGATTATTTGATCAAACCATTTTCGCCCAAGGAATTGGAGGTGCGGATCCAATGTATTTTGCGGCGCACCCAAAAAACGCTGCCCCCCACGGAGGAAGCGGGTATTTTACGGACGGCCAACCTAGTGATTGATACGAATCGCCGCAAGGTGACCCAAAATAATAAGCCCCTGCGGTTAACCCACATTGAATTTAATTTGCTGGAATTGCTCGTGAACCAAGCGGGACAACCCCTAAGCCGCACGGATATTTTGACGGCGATCTGGGGTTATGTGCCCCGCCGCCACAGTGATTTGCGGGTGGTGGATGTCCATGTATCGCGCCTGCGCTCGAAGATTGAGCAGGATCCACGCCAGCCAGAATTTATCATTACAGAACGGGGCACAGGCTATCTGTTTCGGAAACTGCCAGTGGCGATCGCCGCGAATGTATCTTCTTCTATGGCGGCATCGTAG
- a CDS encoding DUF2839 domain-containing protein, whose amino-acid sequence MGEAKRRKKSMGENYGKEQRIYPWLPLTKTQAEQAYNLTTKGAWIGIGLMVVLWLTVRIIGPGFGWWAVD is encoded by the coding sequence ATGGGAGAAGCAAAGCGCCGCAAGAAATCCATGGGGGAAAACTATGGTAAAGAACAGCGCATTTACCCCTGGTTACCCCTCACCAAAACCCAAGCAGAACAAGCTTATAATCTGACCACCAAAGGTGCCTGGATTGGCATTGGTCTCATGGTTGTACTGTGGCTTACCGTGCGAATTATTGGCCCTGGCTTCGGTTGGTGGGCCGTTGACTAA
- the hisIE gene encoding bifunctional phosphoribosyl-AMP cyclohydrolase/phosphoribosyl-ATP diphosphatase HisIE, protein MSLRGAIPLDQVRFNEQGLVPAIAQDYLDGTVLMLAWMNQASLEKTMDTGEAWYWSRSRQELWHKGATSGHIQKVQSLRYDCDSDAILMSIEQIGDIACHTGERSCFHQLDHSKSAPPADTLSEVFNVIRDRRDNPQVGSYTNSLFEAGDNKILKKIGEEAAEVVMACKDDDKDDIAGEVADLFYHSLVAIAHHGVELRDVYKKLQDRRRK, encoded by the coding sequence ATGAGTTTACGTGGTGCTATCCCACTGGATCAGGTGCGTTTCAATGAGCAGGGATTGGTGCCGGCGATCGCCCAAGATTATCTTGATGGCACCGTGCTGATGTTGGCCTGGATGAACCAAGCATCCCTAGAAAAAACCATGGACACGGGAGAAGCTTGGTATTGGAGTCGTTCCCGCCAAGAGCTATGGCACAAAGGGGCCACCTCCGGACACATTCAAAAGGTACAATCCCTCCGCTACGATTGCGATAGTGATGCGATTTTAATGTCCATTGAGCAGATTGGTGATATTGCTTGCCACACGGGGGAACGGAGCTGTTTCCACCAACTGGATCACAGTAAATCTGCACCCCCAGCGGATACCCTCTCAGAAGTTTTTAACGTTATCCGCGATCGCCGGGACAATCCCCAAGTGGGTTCCTATACTAATAGCCTCTTTGAAGCAGGGGATAATAAAATCCTCAAGAAAATCGGCGAAGAAGCCGCCGAAGTGGTGATGGCCTGCAAAGACGATGACAAAGACGACATCGCCGGGGAAGTGGCCGATCTGTTTTATCACTCCCTCGTGGCGATCGCCCACCATGGCGTAGAACTGCGGGATGTTTATAAAAAGCTCCAAGATAGACGCCGGAAATAA
- a CDS encoding site-2 protease family protein produces the protein MQKNWQVGSLFGIPLYLDRSWFVILVLITAVDANDVLGQGLVQSPLVAVGLGFAMALLLFGSVLLHELGHSLVAKSQGISVKSITLFLFGGVASIDRESQTPLAAFAVAIAGPLVSFTLFGLFWVLWQYAPLGGAGTFLVRDLARLNLVLALFNLIPGLPLDGGQMFKAIVWKWTGDRLKGIRYAAASGKLLGTVAIAFGLLAVLLVGELGGLWLALIGWFVLRNADAYERLSDLQNLLLTLTAETAMSREFRVVNAHLSLREFAEQYLVLSPHPTRPTYASSEGRYRGLIQPKSLHRLERSQWDQLELMAIAMPLDKIPSVTEQDNLATVICALETLEEPFITVLSPAGAVAGIIDRAQIVQAIAKEYNINLPAQELQRIRSERVYPNGFPLVEIAQQLQPFES, from the coding sequence ATGCAAAAAAACTGGCAAGTGGGATCGCTGTTTGGGATTCCGTTATATCTAGATCGCTCTTGGTTTGTAATTTTAGTTCTCATCACGGCGGTGGATGCCAATGATGTCCTCGGGCAAGGATTGGTGCAATCCCCCCTCGTGGCCGTTGGTCTGGGTTTTGCCATGGCGTTACTGTTGTTTGGTTCCGTATTACTCCACGAATTGGGCCATAGCCTCGTGGCCAAATCCCAGGGAATTAGCGTCAAATCGATCACTCTTTTTCTTTTTGGGGGCGTGGCTTCCATCGACCGTGAGTCCCAAACTCCTTTAGCAGCTTTTGCAGTGGCGATCGCCGGGCCATTGGTGAGCTTTACGTTATTTGGTTTGTTTTGGGTGCTGTGGCAATATGCGCCCCTCGGCGGCGCGGGTACTTTTTTGGTGCGGGATCTAGCTCGGTTAAATTTGGTCTTGGCGCTGTTTAACTTAATTCCGGGGCTGCCTCTGGATGGGGGGCAAATGTTTAAGGCCATCGTCTGGAAATGGACGGGCGATCGCCTCAAGGGAATTCGCTATGCCGCTGCCAGTGGAAAATTATTAGGCACAGTGGCGATCGCCTTTGGATTATTGGCGGTGTTGTTGGTTGGTGAATTAGGAGGGTTATGGTTGGCGCTCATTGGGTGGTTTGTGTTGCGCAACGCCGATGCTTACGAACGCTTGAGCGATCTTCAAAATCTCCTTTTGACCTTGACCGCCGAGACCGCTATGAGCCGAGAATTTCGGGTGGTTAATGCCCACTTGTCTCTGCGAGAGTTTGCTGAACAGTACCTTGTGCTGTCGCCCCATCCCACTCGCCCCACCTATGCTAGTTCCGAAGGCCGCTACCGGGGCTTGATCCAACCCAAGAGCCTCCACCGCCTCGAGCGTAGCCAATGGGATCAGCTAGAATTGATGGCGATCGCCATGCCCCTAGACAAAATTCCCTCGGTGACGGAACAGGACAACCTCGCCACGGTTATCTGTGCCCTCGAAACCCTCGAAGAACCCTTTATTACCGTCCTCTCTCCGGCGGGAGCTGTGGCGGGGATCATTGACCGCGCCCAAATCGTCCAGGCGATCGCCAAGGAATACAACATTAACTTGCCCGCCCAGGAACTCCAACGAATTCGCAGTGAGCGGGTCTATCCCAATGGTTTTCCTTTAGTGGAAATCGCCCAACAACTACAACCCTTTGAAAGTTAA
- a CDS encoding glycogen/starch/alpha-glucan phosphorylase yields the protein MQTQPSTSATNSHNLSSLGGSGDRTGMDKESLRRAFFDHLFYSAGSDKDAAQQRDYYVALANVVRDRLLERWKQTEQTYLNTGAKTVCYLSAEFLMGRYLGNNLISLGIYETVAEMLAESNIKLEDILEEEVDPGLGNGGLGRLAACFLDSLACLEIPAIGYGIRYEFGIFHQYIRNGWQVEVPDKWLRNGNPWEICRQAEALEIPFGGHTEIYHCDKGYPCAVWVPARRVKAVPYDTPVPGYSNNTVNVLRLWSAMAAEDEGFNFEAFNAGDYDGAVANQISSENISKVLYPNDNTPQGRQLRLEQQFFFVSASLQDMIRAHLKKQPNLDNFFDFYTVQLNDTHPAIAVAELMRLFIDEHSLPWDRAWYITQKTLAYTNHTLMPEALERWPVEMFEQLLPRHLEIIYEINFRFIENLKTWYADHDDLDDLIQGLSIIEEYPQKSIRMANLACVGSHAINGVAALHTELLKSDTLKGFARIWPEKFYNKTNGVTPRRWIRQCNPKLANLISSKIGTGWIKNLEQVQRIEEFVDDPEFRRQWREIKHQNKVKLASYIEHHNGIEINPDSIFDIQVKRIHEYKRQLLDVLFIITLYNRIKHNPAINMVPRTMIFGGKAAPGYFMAKLIIKLVNAVAEVVNNDPDTHNRLKVVFMENFNVSLGQKIYPAADLSEQISTAGKEASGTGNMKFAMNGALTIGTLDGANIEIREEVGADNFFLFGLTAEEVSHLKASGYDPLHYYNNNAELKGVIDRIARGDFSHGDTEMFKPIVDSLLYNDQYVLLADYESYVERQQDVANAYTETERWTRMSILNAARVGRFSSDRTIDEYVKEIWCAKPVSVKL from the coding sequence GTGCAAACACAACCTTCTACCTCTGCGACTAATTCCCATAACCTCTCTTCCCTTGGGGGGAGTGGCGATCGCACGGGGATGGACAAAGAAAGTCTCCGCCGTGCATTTTTCGATCACCTTTTCTATTCCGCCGGAAGTGATAAAGATGCGGCCCAACAACGCGATTATTACGTTGCGCTCGCAAATGTTGTCCGCGATCGCCTTTTAGAACGGTGGAAACAAACCGAGCAAACTTACCTCAACACGGGTGCAAAAACGGTTTGCTACCTTTCCGCAGAATTTTTGATGGGACGGTACCTGGGTAACAACCTCATCAGCCTCGGAATCTACGAAACCGTCGCCGAAATGCTCGCCGAAAGCAACATTAAACTCGAAGATATTCTCGAAGAAGAAGTTGATCCTGGTTTAGGGAATGGCGGCCTGGGTCGTCTCGCCGCTTGCTTTTTAGATTCCCTGGCCTGTCTCGAAATTCCAGCCATTGGTTACGGGATTCGCTACGAATTTGGCATTTTCCACCAATACATCCGCAACGGTTGGCAAGTGGAAGTGCCCGATAAATGGCTCCGTAACGGTAATCCTTGGGAAATTTGTCGCCAAGCTGAGGCCCTGGAAATTCCCTTTGGGGGCCACACTGAGATTTACCACTGCGATAAGGGCTACCCCTGTGCTGTCTGGGTACCAGCCCGCCGCGTTAAAGCAGTGCCCTACGATACCCCAGTTCCGGGCTATAGCAATAACACCGTTAATGTTCTCCGTCTTTGGAGTGCGATGGCAGCAGAAGATGAAGGCTTTAACTTTGAAGCCTTTAATGCCGGGGATTATGACGGAGCGGTCGCCAACCAGATTTCTTCGGAAAATATTTCTAAGGTGCTCTATCCCAACGACAACACCCCCCAGGGACGTCAACTGCGCCTAGAACAGCAATTTTTCTTTGTGTCCGCTTCCTTGCAGGATATGATCCGGGCGCACCTGAAGAAACAGCCCAATCTGGATAATTTCTTCGATTTCTACACCGTTCAACTCAACGATACCCACCCGGCGATCGCCGTTGCCGAGTTGATGCGTCTCTTTATCGATGAACATAGTCTCCCCTGGGATCGCGCTTGGTATATCACCCAAAAAACCCTCGCTTACACCAACCACACCCTAATGCCCGAAGCCCTCGAGCGTTGGCCCGTGGAGATGTTCGAGCAGCTCCTGCCCCGTCATCTAGAGATCATTTACGAAATTAACTTCCGCTTCATCGAAAATCTCAAAACCTGGTACGCCGATCACGATGATCTCGATGATCTCATTCAAGGGCTGTCCATCATCGAGGAATATCCCCAAAAATCGATCCGGATGGCGAACCTGGCCTGCGTCGGCAGCCATGCGATTAATGGGGTTGCTGCCCTCCACACGGAACTCTTGAAATCCGACACCCTGAAGGGATTTGCCCGCATCTGGCCGGAGAAATTCTACAACAAGACCAATGGCGTCACCCCCCGTCGTTGGATTCGCCAGTGCAATCCCAAACTTGCAAATCTGATTTCTAGCAAAATTGGCACCGGCTGGATCAAAAACCTAGAACAGGTGCAACGCATCGAAGAATTTGTAGATGATCCAGAGTTCCGTCGTCAGTGGCGCGAAATCAAGCATCAAAATAAAGTCAAGCTGGCCAGCTACATTGAGCATCACAACGGTATCGAAATTAATCCGGATTCGATTTTCGATATCCAAGTGAAGCGCATCCACGAATACAAACGCCAATTGCTGGATGTGTTGTTTATCATCACCCTCTACAATCGCATTAAGCATAATCCGGCGATCAATATGGTGCCCCGGACGATGATCTTTGGTGGTAAGGCTGCACCGGGCTATTTCATGGCGAAATTGATCATTAAATTGGTGAATGCTGTGGCAGAAGTGGTCAATAATGATCCCGATACCCACAATCGCCTCAAGGTGGTCTTTATGGAGAACTTTAACGTTTCCCTCGGCCAGAAGATCTATCCAGCAGCCGACCTATCAGAACAAATTTCTACCGCTGGAAAAGAAGCCTCTGGGACTGGCAACATGAAGTTTGCGATGAATGGCGCTCTAACCATTGGGACGTTGGACGGAGCAAATATCGAAATTCGTGAGGAAGTGGGGGCCGATAATTTCTTCCTCTTTGGTCTCACGGCGGAAGAAGTCTCTCATCTCAAGGCCAGCGGCTATGACCCGCTGCATTATTACAACAATAATGCGGAACTCAAAGGCGTCATTGACCGGATTGCCCGGGGTGATTTCTCCCATGGGGACACGGAGATGTTTAAACCGATTGTGGATTCTCTGTTGTACAACGATCAATATGTGTTGTTGGCGGATTATGAATCCTATGTTGAACGTCAACAGGATGTGGCTAATGCCTATACAGAGACGGAACGGTGGACACGGATGTCGATCTTAAATGCGGCGCGGGTGGGCAGATTCTCTTCTGACCGCACCATCGATGAATATGTCAAAGAAATCTGGTGTGCTAAACCTGTTTCAGTCAAGCTGTAG
- a CDS encoding M16 family metallopeptidase, giving the protein MKNPQLKKMRLLVSKLYRRSWTLFFVGLVTVQLLPSPAIALTPKDYSELEFPPLPEITLPDYERYELENGMVVYLMEDHTLPLVGGSMVIRTGSRLEPADKVGLGSITSTVMRSGGTLKHPADTLNNILEQRAASIETSIGEASGSASFSALKEDFALVFDLFAEVLQQPAFPQDKLDLAKRQTAGGIARRNDEPDAIAAREFDKLIYGADSPYARTVEYATLNNIDRVDLFNFYRSYIRPDQMILGIVGDIDVEATKAKIAAKFGPWRNPSPSPDLAPPAVTQPAQSGAFLVDQSQLTQSSILIGHQGGQLSNPDYPELSVMNGVINGFGGRLFNEIRSRQGLAYSVYGVWSPRYDYDGQFIAGGSTRTEATVPFITAMKGEIKRLQTELITPAELAYAKDSILNSFVFNFEDPGQTLSRLMRYEYYGYPEDFIFQYQREVEATTIEDVQRVAQTYLKPEQLTVLVVGNAAAMDPPLSSLFETIKPVDITIPE; this is encoded by the coding sequence ATGAAAAATCCCCAACTCAAGAAGATGCGTCTCCTGGTCTCGAAATTATACCGACGCAGTTGGACTTTATTTTTTGTCGGTTTAGTGACGGTACAACTGCTCCCCAGTCCGGCGATCGCCCTCACCCCCAAAGACTACAGTGAGTTAGAATTTCCTCCCCTACCCGAAATCACCCTTCCCGATTACGAACGCTACGAACTAGAAAACGGGATGGTGGTCTATCTCATGGAAGATCACACCCTGCCCTTGGTGGGGGGCTCCATGGTGATTCGCACTGGTTCACGCCTGGAACCCGCCGACAAAGTGGGCCTCGGCAGTATTACGAGCACTGTGATGCGCAGTGGGGGCACCCTCAAGCATCCCGCTGACACCTTAAATAACATCCTTGAACAACGGGCCGCCAGCATTGAGACCAGCATCGGGGAAGCTTCTGGTAGTGCTTCTTTTAGTGCCCTCAAGGAAGATTTTGCACTCGTCTTTGATCTATTTGCCGAAGTGCTCCAGCAACCCGCCTTTCCCCAGGACAAACTCGACCTCGCGAAACGACAAACCGCCGGAGGTATTGCCCGCCGTAACGATGAACCCGATGCGATCGCCGCCCGGGAATTTGACAAACTGATCTACGGTGCCGATAGTCCCTACGCCCGCACCGTCGAATATGCCACCCTCAATAACATTGACCGGGTCGATTTATTTAACTTCTACCGCAGCTATATCCGCCCTGACCAAATGATCCTCGGCATTGTCGGTGACATCGACGTAGAAGCCACCAAAGCAAAAATTGCCGCTAAATTTGGCCCCTGGCGTAACCCCAGTCCCAGTCCTGATCTTGCTCCACCCGCCGTCACCCAACCCGCCCAAAGCGGCGCTTTCCTCGTCGATCAATCCCAACTGACCCAAAGCAGCATTTTGATTGGCCACCAGGGGGGACAACTGAGTAACCCTGATTATCCAGAACTCTCTGTGATGAATGGTGTGATTAATGGCTTTGGGGGTCGGCTTTTTAACGAAATTCGCTCCCGCCAGGGCCTCGCCTATTCTGTATATGGCGTGTGGAGTCCCCGTTATGACTACGATGGTCAATTTATCGCCGGGGGATCAACCCGTACCGAGGCGACGGTGCCCTTTATCACGGCCATGAAAGGGGAAATTAAGCGACTGCAAACGGAACTGATTACCCCCGCAGAACTCGCCTATGCCAAGGATTCGATTCTGAATTCCTTTGTCTTTAATTTTGAAGATCCAGGTCAAACCCTATCCCGCCTCATGCGCTACGAGTACTACGGCTACCCGGAAGATTTTATTTTCCAGTACCAACGGGAAGTGGAAGCAACCACCATTGAAGATGTGCAACGGGTGGCCCAAACCTACCTCAAACCGGAACAACTAACGGTGTTGGTGGTGGGTAATGCTGCCGCCATGGATCCTCCCCTAAGCAGTCTGTTTGAGACGATTAAACCTGTTGACATCACCATCCCTGAGTAG
- a CDS encoding N2,N2-dimethylguanosine tRNA methyltransferase, which translates to MVQLVEERSIQFQVDGGFYRAHSRIVRDLGVLAAAVYRQNQGQLRVLDGLSATGVRSLRYYQEAQADWVWANEGNPDLLETLTTNLRRIPAAQRCISVLSLRQLCLERSLMGDRYDLVDFDAFGSGSAFVQDALTVTTLDGLMYLTSTDGRTYSGREPQRALRQGAYGRSHPAVQEQGLRLLLGSLAQQAAQRNFGIEPIFSLFWGDTCRIMARLTRKPILTETNYGFLGYCHHCGTYGLPTWRKLSQATCAHDDLPLTLSGPMWLGKLHHPDYLRQMLAIAQRWHWQDVVKVLETMALENDLPPYFFPLKEIGARAKIDLPKLDSLLNSLQAQGFQASRTHINPQALKTDAPMEKIKAIATQLGAS; encoded by the coding sequence GTGGTGCAACTGGTTGAAGAGCGGTCGATACAATTTCAGGTAGATGGGGGCTTCTACCGGGCCCACAGCCGCATTGTGCGAGATTTAGGGGTATTAGCGGCGGCGGTCTATCGACAAAATCAAGGGCAATTGCGGGTTCTAGATGGCCTATCGGCAACGGGGGTGCGATCGCTCCGGTACTACCAAGAAGCCCAAGCCGATTGGGTCTGGGCCAATGAAGGAAACCCAGATCTCTTGGAGACGTTGACCACGAATTTGCGGCGAATTCCCGCGGCCCAACGGTGCATTAGTGTGCTTTCTCTACGGCAGCTTTGTTTGGAACGGTCTTTAATGGGCGATCGCTATGATCTGGTTGATTTTGATGCCTTTGGCTCTGGGTCAGCCTTCGTCCAGGATGCCCTCACCGTCACGACCCTGGACGGATTGATGTACCTGACTAGCACCGATGGTCGAACCTACAGTGGCCGAGAACCGCAACGGGCCTTGCGGCAAGGGGCCTATGGGCGATCGCATCCTGCCGTCCAGGAACAGGGCCTACGGCTATTGCTAGGGAGCCTCGCCCAACAGGCAGCCCAGCGCAATTTCGGCATTGAGCCAATTTTTTCGTTATTTTGGGGGGATACTTGCCGGATTATGGCCCGTTTGACCCGTAAACCCATCCTCACGGAGACAAACTACGGCTTCCTCGGCTATTGTCACCACTGCGGCACCTATGGCCTACCGACATGGCGTAAACTGTCTCAGGCGACCTGTGCCCACGATGATTTGCCCTTAACCCTCAGTGGCCCGATGTGGTTAGGCAAGCTGCACCACCCGGATTATTTACGGCAAATGTTAGCGATCGCCCAACGCTGGCACTGGCAGGATGTGGTCAAGGTTCTAGAAACGATGGCCTTAGAAAATGATTTACCCCCCTATTTTTTCCCTTTAAAAGAGATTGGTGCCCGGGCCAAAATCGATCTGCCGAAATTAGATTCGCTACTGAATAGTCTCCAGGCGCAAGGTTTCCAAGCCAGTCGCACCCACATTAATCCCCAAGCGCTGAAAACCGATGCGCCAATGGAAAAAATTAAGGCGATCGCCACCCAGTTAGGCGCATCTTAA
- the truB gene encoding tRNA pseudouridine(55) synthase TruB has translation MNLQKPAGWTSHDCVGKLRRLLGLKKIGHGGTLDPMATGVLPIAVGKATRLLQYLPKQKSYQGIVRFGVKTTTDDLEGEVITQKACSTLTLAEIQRVLPDFFGTITQIPPAFSAIQRDGKRLYELARQGIAVDVPSRQVEIYDLQIKAWQPGDFPELTLEICCGEGTYIRAIARDLGERLGVGATLAGLTRTRSGGFDLEESISLEDIAAQRETGVFACLEPDQALAHLPAVVLNEAQVTQWSYGQKISWDVALADPLGEPLAVYDQAHNCLGVGEFRPSKDNPHERVLAGRVVLIGR, from the coding sequence ATTAACTTGCAAAAACCGGCTGGCTGGACTTCCCATGATTGTGTTGGGAAACTGCGGCGGCTTCTGGGCCTCAAAAAGATTGGCCATGGTGGTACCCTCGATCCGATGGCCACGGGGGTTTTGCCTATTGCGGTGGGTAAGGCAACGCGTCTTTTGCAATATCTGCCGAAACAAAAAAGTTATCAAGGGATTGTCCGCTTTGGGGTCAAGACAACCACGGATGACCTAGAAGGGGAAGTAATCACCCAAAAAGCTTGTAGTACCTTAACTTTGGCGGAGATTCAACGGGTTTTACCGGACTTTTTCGGTACTATCACCCAAATTCCCCCAGCCTTTAGCGCGATCCAGCGGGATGGCAAACGATTATATGAGCTGGCTCGCCAAGGCATTGCGGTGGATGTGCCTAGTCGTCAGGTAGAAATTTATGATTTACAAATTAAAGCGTGGCAACCGGGGGATTTCCCGGAACTAACCCTAGAGATTTGCTGTGGGGAAGGAACTTACATTCGGGCGATCGCCAGGGATCTCGGTGAACGGTTGGGGGTCGGAGCCACCTTAGCGGGTTTAACGCGGACTCGCAGTGGCGGTTTTGACCTAGAGGAGAGTATTAGCCTAGAAGACATTGCCGCCCAGCGGGAAACGGGAGTATTTGCTTGCCTCGAGCCGGATCAAGCTTTGGCCCATTTGCCAGCTGTCGTTCTGAATGAAGCCCAAGTAACCCAGTGGAGTTATGGGCAAAAAATTAGTTGGGATGTGGCCTTGGCTGATCCCCTGGGGGAACCTCTGGCTGTCTATGACCAGGCCCATAACTGTCTCGGTGTGGGTGAGTTTCGTCCCAGTAAAGATAATCCGCATGAACGGGTTTTGGCGGGGCGAGTAGTCTTAATCGGTCGCTAG
- a CDS encoding vWA domain-containing protein, whose protein sequence is MVDLAEISLVENRDYTLIIDKSGSMYTCDLPTSDKTRWDAAQDSTLALAQTCEKIDPDGITVYLFSGRFRRYDNVTADKVTQVYAENEPMGRTDLAAVLQDALDNYFQRKERGEAKPNGETFLVITDGEPDDSKAVMRVIIDAANKIERDEEIGISLIQVGQDRKAKAYLKALDDQLGQAGAKFDIVDTITIDEMTAMSLPEVLLKALID, encoded by the coding sequence ATGGTAGATCTTGCAGAAATTTCTTTAGTCGAAAATCGCGACTATACCCTCATCATCGATAAAAGTGGCAGTATGTACACCTGCGATCTGCCCACCTCTGACAAAACCCGCTGGGATGCAGCCCAAGACTCTACCCTTGCCCTTGCCCAAACCTGCGAAAAAATTGACCCCGATGGCATTACGGTCTACTTGTTTTCAGGGCGATTCCGGCGTTACGACAATGTCACTGCCGATAAAGTGACCCAAGTTTACGCTGAAAATGAGCCCATGGGACGGACGGACTTGGCGGCAGTTTTGCAAGATGCCCTCGATAACTATTTCCAACGGAAAGAACGAGGGGAAGCCAAACCCAACGGTGAAACATTTTTGGTGATTACCGATGGGGAGCCGGACGACAGTAAAGCCGTGATGCGGGTGATTATCGATGCCGCCAATAAAATTGAGCGGGATGAAGAAATCGGGATCTCGCTGATTCAAGTGGGCCAAGACCGTAAGGCTAAGGCTTATCTCAAAGCCCTCGATGATCAACTAGGTCAAGCTGGGGCAAAGTTTGATATTGTCGATACCATCACCATCGATGAAATGACGGCCATGTCTCTCCCGGAAGTGCTGCTGAAGGCCTTAATTGATTAA
- a CDS encoding DUF1499 domain-containing protein, with protein sequence MLSRFLILCLALCLWAVSPLPSFAASPFAGERPTNLGVEAGLLAPCPSTPNCVVSQGGDGEHQIAPITYVGDRQQAYQAVVQVLGVVPRTEIITQTENYLRAESRSRLFGFVDDVEFYFPETEPVIQMRSASRLGESDLGVNRRRLEQIRLALQDLGIAQNS encoded by the coding sequence ATGCTGAGCCGTTTTTTGATCCTTTGCCTTGCTCTCTGCCTCTGGGCTGTATCACCACTGCCAAGTTTTGCTGCTTCCCCCTTTGCCGGCGAACGACCAACGAATTTAGGCGTCGAAGCTGGACTTCTCGCACCCTGTCCCAGTACCCCCAATTGTGTTGTGAGCCAGGGCGGTGATGGGGAACATCAAATTGCGCCGATTACCTACGTCGGCGATCGCCAACAGGCCTACCAAGCCGTTGTTCAGGTTCTCGGAGTTGTCCCCCGCACAGAAATCATCACCCAAACAGAAAACTATCTCCGGGCCGAATCTCGCAGTCGTTTATTTGGCTTTGTGGATGATGTGGAATTTTACTTCCCCGAAACAGAACCAGTGATTCAAATGCGCTCAGCCTCCCGTCTGGGGGAATCAGACTTGGGCGTTAACCGTCGCCGCCTCGAACAAATTCGCCTCGCCCTCCAGGATTTAGGCATTGCCCAAAATTCTTAA